Proteins encoded within one genomic window of Humulus lupulus chromosome 1, drHumLupu1.1, whole genome shotgun sequence:
- the LOC133829691 gene encoding uncharacterized protein LOC133829691: MIASQDRQKSYVDPKRRYIEFSVGDCVFLRVSPMKEVRIFRKKGKLSPRFVGSFEILERIGQVAYWLSLPPALSGVHNVFHVSMLRKYLSNSSYVLSYETLSLREDLSYEEKPVQILDKKDKGVEKQDDSIG, translated from the coding sequence ATGATTGCATCTCAAGATCGACAGAAGAGTTATGTAGATCCCAAGAGAAGGTATATAGAGTTTTCAGTTGGTGATTGcgtcttccttagagtatcaccaATGAAAGAAGTTAGAATATtcagaaagaaagggaagttaagtcctagatttgtagggtCGTTTGAGATTCTAGAAAGAATTGGGCAAGTGGCTTATTGGTTATCACTGCCACCAGCACTCTCAGGagtgcacaatgtatttcatgtatctATGTTGAGAAAATATTTGTCGAATTCGTCTTATGTGCTTAGCTATGAGACCTTGAGCTTACGGGAAGATCTTTCGTATGAGGAAAAGCCAGTACAGATATTGGATAAGAAGGACAAAGGTGTTGAGAAACAAGACGACTCCATTGGTTAA